AGGTGGTAGTGGATGTGGAATACTTCCTGACCGCCGTCTTTTCCACAGTTGTTTATAAGCCGGTATCCGTTGTCTGCAATCCCGACTTCCCGGGCAATTTGCTGAGCAGCTTTATGCATGGCTCCAATTAAACCCCAATCTCCTTCTTCTACCTCGTTCATGGAAGCAATATGTTTTTTGGGAATGACCAGAATATGTACAGGTGCTGCCGGCCGAATATCATGAAAGGCAATCACCTGCTTATCTTCATACACTTTTTTGGACGGAATATCACCGCTAACAATCTTGCAAAAAATACAATCCATCATTAAATACCCCTTTCCTTTGTTTATCATTCTTTGGCCATTTTGCATAATTCCGTTGAAAAGGCACAGTCTCCTTAAGGATTATAAACTTGCTGTTATTCTTATCATATCGGATATTCTGGGAAAATAAAATAAGAAAGCCTAAAAGAGAATTCTTTATCCTAAATGGAATCCCTCTCACAGACTCCTATACTTTATCCGTTTGCTAATACTCTTCCGCCTCTTTTAGAGAGACACGGCGTCTTTCCATCGGCTGCTTTTTCTTTCTCGCGTCCGACGCCACAATCTGCTCATCCGGTACA
This Paenibacillus larvae subsp. larvae DNA region includes the following protein-coding sequences:
- a CDS encoding histidine triad nucleotide-binding protein; amino-acid sequence: MDCIFCKIVSGDIPSKKVYEDKQVIAFHDIRPAAPVHILVIPKKHIASMNEVEEGDWGLIGAMHKAAQQIAREVGIADNGYRLINNCGKDGGQEVFHIHYHLLGERKCQRS